A part of Rhodamnia argentea isolate NSW1041297 chromosome 8, ASM2092103v1, whole genome shotgun sequence genomic DNA contains:
- the LOC115726151 gene encoding ubiquitin-conjugating enzyme E2 14-like isoform X1, whose amino-acid sequence MASNQASLLLQKQLRDLCRNPVDGFSAGLVDETNVFEWSVSIIGPPDTLYEGGFFSAIMSFPPNYPVSPPTVRFTSEVWHPNVYPDGKVCISILHPPGDDPNGYELASERWSPVHTVESIVLSIISMLSSPNDESPANVEAAVFCHWPRRPVEVMANTCNGCLSYILIGIH is encoded by the exons ATGGCTTCGAATCAAGCCAGTCTTCTCCTCCAGAAGCAGCTCCGAG ATCTTTGCAGGAACCCGGTGGATGGATTCTCCGCGGGGTTGGTGGACGAGACCAACGTGTTCGAGTGGAGCGTCTCCATAATCGGCCCTCCCGACACCCTATA TGAAGGAGGTTTCTTTAGCGCAATAATGAGCTTTCCACCCAACTATCCCGTCAGTCCTCCAACAGTGAGGTTTACATCGGAGGTGTGGCATCCAAATG TTTATCCTGATGGAAAAGTTTGCATTTCGATTCTCCATCCACCTGGTGACGATCCAAATGGATATGAGCTGGCAAGCGAACGTTGGTCTCCTGTTCACACA GTTGAGAGCATAGTTTTAAGTATTATATCGATGCTTTCCAGTCCCAATGACGAATCTCCAGCAAATGTTGAAGCTGCG GTGTTTTGCCATTGGCCAAGAAGACCTGTTGAGGTGATGGCCAACACGTGCAACGGTTGCCTCTCTTATATTCTAATTGGGATTCATTAG
- the LOC115726151 gene encoding ubiquitin-conjugating enzyme E2 14-like isoform X2, giving the protein MASNQASLLLQKQLRDLCRNPVDGFSAGLVDETNVFEWSVSIIGPPDTLYEGGFFSAIMSFPPNYPVSPPTVRFTSEVWHPNVYPDGKVCISILHPPGDDPNGYELASERWSPVHTVESIVLSIISMLSSPNDESPANVEAAKEWRENRNEFRKKVARCVRQSQEML; this is encoded by the exons ATGGCTTCGAATCAAGCCAGTCTTCTCCTCCAGAAGCAGCTCCGAG ATCTTTGCAGGAACCCGGTGGATGGATTCTCCGCGGGGTTGGTGGACGAGACCAACGTGTTCGAGTGGAGCGTCTCCATAATCGGCCCTCCCGACACCCTATA TGAAGGAGGTTTCTTTAGCGCAATAATGAGCTTTCCACCCAACTATCCCGTCAGTCCTCCAACAGTGAGGTTTACATCGGAGGTGTGGCATCCAAATG TTTATCCTGATGGAAAAGTTTGCATTTCGATTCTCCATCCACCTGGTGACGATCCAAATGGATATGAGCTGGCAAGCGAACGTTGGTCTCCTGTTCACACA GTTGAGAGCATAGTTTTAAGTATTATATCGATGCTTTCCAGTCCCAATGACGAATCTCCAGCAAATGTTGAAGCTGCG AAGGAATGGAGGGAGAACCGGAATGAGTTCAGGAAGAAAGTTGCTCGCTGTGTGAGACAGTCTCAAGAAATGTTATGA